A portion of the Corynebacterium jeikeium genome contains these proteins:
- a CDS encoding 50S ribosomal protein L20: protein MARVKRSVNAKKKRREVLDSAKGYRGQRSRLYRKAKEQMLHSKTYEFRDRRHRKGQFRRLWIQRINAAARANDITYNRFVQGLNLAGVEVDRKNLAEMAVNDPQAFAALVKVAKDALPEDVNAPAAK from the coding sequence GTGGCACGTGTGAAGCGGTCTGTTAACGCTAAGAAGAAGCGTCGCGAAGTTCTCGATTCCGCAAAGGGCTACCGTGGTCAGCGCTCCCGCCTGTACCGCAAGGCCAAGGAGCAGATGCTCCACTCCAAGACCTACGAGTTCCGCGATCGCCGCCACCGTAAGGGTCAGTTCCGTCGTCTGTGGATTCAGCGCATCAACGCTGCTGCCCGCGCTAACGACATCACCTACAACCGCTTCGTCCAGGGCCTGAACCTGGCTGGCGTTGAGGTTGACCGTAAGAACCTGGCTGAGATGGCTGTCAACGACCCGCAGGCATTCGCTGCTCTGGTCAAGGTCGCTAAGGACGCTCTGCCGGAGGACGTCAACGCTCCTGCTGCTAAGTAA
- a CDS encoding 50S ribosomal protein L35, protein MKQKTHKGTAKRIKVTGSGKLRREQANRRHLLEGKPSTRTRRLKGTTDVAKSDVKRVKRLLGKA, encoded by the coding sequence GACCCACAAGGGCACCGCAAAGCGCATCAAGGTTACCGGTTCCGGCAAGCTGCGCCGCGAGCAGGCTAACCGCCGCCACCTCCTGGAGGGCAAGCCGTCCACTCGTACCCGTCGCCTGAAGGGCACCACGGACGTTGCTAAGTCGGACGTCAAGCGCGTCAAGCGTCTGCTGGGCAAGGCTTAA